TATTGTCATCTGTTTATCTGCCCATTTATTCTTGTCTGTGATAATTGCTATGCTCGCCTGCCAGTTTGTCATTGTCCCAGTGAGAGGTTGTGTACGCGCTCATACCCCTGTCGTCATTGCCCCCAGCTGATTTTTCTGGTGCCGGTGTGCAGATAGgagcgtgtgtgtttgactgataCTTCAAAGTCACCGTATTTACGAGTCTGAATTTGTGTGCCCTTAAgccggtgtgtgtctgtgtgtgtgtgtgtttgggtgagtTTTGCTTGTGTTAAGACTGGCTGCGCGTGTTTGATATGCTAACAATGGTTGTCACGCTCCCAGCGGCCTTCTTCATGTCACTGCCTCCCTTGCTCCAGATAACAAGTTTGTGCCGTGGATTCTGGTCAAGTTGCATATTTAACAGTCCCAGCTTCGCTTCGACGATCTACGCCCAGAGCTTAAGAAAATCACTAGGCTgatcctttttatttatatattttttaaagaagtgGGGCAGATAAATTGAAGTCAAACATGAGGGAGATGGTGCAGAGATTGTCCTTGGGTTTTGGACTGGATAATCTCTTCCACTAAACTCGGTTTTATTAATCCACAGAAGCACTGGAGTAAACTGCACTTCTCATCCGCATTTTCGTACACTTTTTCCCCCACTCAGGTTTTCCAACCTTGACCCATCACTCACCTgccctctgtttttttcctctcctccgtAATCACTGCTTTCAGCCCTCCACTCCATCACATTGCTCTCTGGCTTCTCATCTCTTGACTCCTAATGTGCTCTGACCTTCCTCCCAGACAGCTTCTCTTCAGTCCCTTCACTaacctttttaatttaaagacgGCTGCTGCAACAATAACACAGTCCTCTGTCCTCCGCTCCAGGTGCTGCACGGTGAACGCGTGAGGTCGTTTTCTGTTCACTACATGTAATGCACATGCCAAACACCTGGATGTTGTAAAGGAAACTACAGTTACAGTTGGCGATAGCCGGCTCTTGAGATAAATTGagttgtaattattttttttggagTCTGCTGCTTCAGTGCTTTCATTTAGAGTCATTTCATGCTTCTGATTGCGAGTGtgaaatcatcatcatccactCTTTTTGCCACATTACGACCTCAGCTCCTCATCCCTCAAATGTCTCTTGCTATGTCTCTGTGcccatttaaaaataaatgactcCTGGTTTTGTCTTCAGCATCATAAATGCTGTTGCATGGCAGCAGAATGAACCAACAAATCTTCTGAATGCTCTTAGGATATACTTCAATAACTGTGGGGTTACTACAAATTAAGTAGGCTTTCTtgaatcagatttgtttctcaTCTCCTCCAGATCCTTATCAATCATCTCTTTAGCTTGGCTGATAAATGCTTGGCCCAGTGTTTCCACCACTGGTGTTAAATGCTTGAGGAGTTGGCATCAAAACCTGTTGGTACATAAgagcctgtgtgttgtgttgttacacagaaacaaatgtcAGCTGAGTGTGTTAGGTGCTGCTGTCATCACAACTCCTTTGTCAACTTTTGCATTGTGCTGTGTGATAAATAGTCACCTCATTTATGTGGAAATGGCTCCTTGCATCAATAAGTTAATTGATAATGACACAGAGAGCTTTTTGTTCCGCAGATGACTTTGTCTGCTCAGGGTTGTGTCATTGTCAAAGCCGTTGTCATCCGTCACACTGTTTTTTACCTGGCGTCTCCTGTCACCCCCAACTCTCACAACCTAGTTACTTGGTGACGTGCAACACTCAGCCGTAAAGTTGTTTTCAGTCATGAACTCCGGCAaatggcaggagaaactccggcCAATGTCCACAGAAACTCACTGGGACATTTGCTTTGTCACATACTACAACACCTCCGATAATTTTAGAAGATtctctgaaagcagctagaCTCATGTTGCACTTACTTTGTGAGCTCTGTTTGGAGTTGCAGGCTGTTACTTGAAAATGTTTCCATGTGTCGTCTCTAACtataaatgaaatttaaaagtttaaaatatacaaatttAGTTTTGATCGCTTCATCTGTTTCTGTATATTGTgtaactttctctctctcgcacacacacacacacacacacacacacacacacacacacggctccGCGGATTAATCTCTAACACTTTCTGTACTTTCCATGGAGAAGTCATGTGGAGGCGTTTTCTAAGAAACTATAGGGGGggtaagaaaaaacaaatggcGGCTTCCTTATAGGAAGAACTCATGTCAGTACAGTTTGTCTTGACTTGGTCACacagggtaactacacatgttTGGAAGTACCTCAGAGCTTTCGGTTCAGGTTACATTCTCCTATAAAGActtataaaatatgaattacatCACATTTGTTTGCTTGGTGAAGAAGGGATTGCCCAAGAAGAGGGAGTACACACTGCATGACTATATCAGTGGAAGCCTGCAGTGTGTTTCCTCCCTATGACACTGTGTGCCAACTCACGTCTCCATTGCTCCAGTGTTTTCTGCTCatagtttcttttttcattttggaagtCACTGTTAAAATAACGAAGTGAGTACTTTTAATTTATACTTTTACTGGACAGGGGTCTAACACTTTCTACCATTACATCAGAGAATTGTATGAACAAAAATCAGTGAATCAGTTGCTGTGTTTTGTCATCTTGCTGATTTACAAGGAGCCAAGATGTAACATAATTTTTGACATAACATCAGATACTCAAGAATTTCTTCTGTGTTTCAGGAGTGTGGTTTCCCCCAGCTGACGAGAGCGTGTGTCCGGTATTGTTCCACCCAGGACCCACTGTGTTGCGACTGCGCCCATGAGGTAACGTCAGGACCTACCACCCCCTCATTACCACCCTTGGTCCGGCCATTTCCCTCCCCTCTGTCCTGTCCTCCATTGGACCTACCCAGCCATGGGCCAGAAGATCTCAGGCAGTATTAAGTCTGTGGATGTACGTGGGGAGCCTTCATATCAGCCTGTGCGCCGCGAGCTGCGGGGACCAGATTTCTGTCGGCCCCCCAGGTTGGATTTACTGCTGGACATGCCGCCGGCCAGTCCTGAGAATCAACTTCGCCACGCTTGGAACGCCGATGACCGGTCCCTCAACGTCTTTGTTAAGGAGGATGACAAGCTGACGTTCCACCGACACCCCGTAGCACAGAGCACAGACTGCATCCGGGGCAAGGTGGGCTACACCAGGGGCCTCCATGTTTGGCGGATTCACTGGCCcgccagacagagaggcacccaTGCTGTCGTAGGTGTGGCCACTGCTGAAGCAGCTTTACATTCAGTGGGTTACATGGCCCTGGTGGGTTCGGACTCCGAGTCTTGGGGCTGGGACCTGGGTCGGAACAGACTCTACCATGATGGAAAGAACCGACCGGCTTCCACTTCGGCGCCCACGTACCCCTGTTTCCTGGAGCCGGACGAGTCTTTTGTGCTCCCAGACTCTCTGGCAATAATACTAGACATGGACGAAGGAACGCTGAGCTTCATGGTCGACGGACAGTATCTGGGAGTGGCTTTTAGAGGGCTAAAGGGAAAGAGACTGTATCCCATCGTCAGTGCTGTGTGGGGGCACTGTGAGGTTTCTATTCGCTACGTCAACGGACTAGATCGTAAGTGGCACACCttcgcgcacacacgcacacaaaaaagTGACCACACGGGGGTTGTGTTGAGCAGATTTTTGGGTGATTCATGGTTGCTGCACAAGACAAGCAGCACTGTCGAGTAGTAACTGTCAGATTTCTCCATATCTTGTATTTTCTTGTCGTTCTACTCGTCCTCCTCAACACATG
The Paralichthys olivaceus isolate ysfri-2021 chromosome 11, ASM2471397v2, whole genome shotgun sequence genome window above contains:
- the LOC109634650 gene encoding SPRY domain-containing SOCS box protein 4; amino-acid sequence: MGQKISGSIKSVDVRGEPSYQPVRRELRGPDFCRPPRLDLLLDMPPASPENQLRHAWNADDRSLNVFVKEDDKLTFHRHPVAQSTDCIRGKVGYTRGLHVWRIHWPARQRGTHAVVGVATAEAALHSVGYMALVGSDSESWGWDLGRNRLYHDGKNRPASTSAPTYPCFLEPDESFVLPDSLAIILDMDEGTLSFMVDGQYLGVAFRGLKGKRLYPIVSAVWGHCEVSIRYVNGLDPEPLPLMDLCRRVARLALGRERIHHIDTLPLPQTLKNYLQYQ